One window of Phycisphaeraceae bacterium genomic DNA carries:
- a CDS encoding glycosyltransferase — protein sequence MRILHVTYSLAADQGGPTMVTTRVASAQSGLGHEVTILTRASAGKETELPPIAGSARVKIERIAPSSVAAKVSGRDSRPRLRELIARHDVVHVHNIWDPILIHAVNEARRQKKPVVLSPHGILTRWALSEKRLKKAIAMRLLYRRAIDKVSMVHALSSFEREEMEVFGFRGPVVVVPNGVFLEEIDPLPEAGEFRSALNSKYFSLNGELNCPPPTPSLREGVSEPFVLFLSRLHPIKGLDILVDAFAATLKRVPNGRLVIIGPDFGMEAPIREQAARLGIADRVHLTGPIFGRGKYEAMVDCACFCLPSGHEAFSVAIAEAMACRACVVISPECHLPEAAEEGAGLVVERSAARLADALEKVLRDEAMRRAMGERGRKLVEERFTWEKVAEALVEAYQKC from the coding sequence ATGCGGATTTTGCACGTGACATACTCGCTCGCGGCGGACCAGGGCGGTCCGACGATGGTGACGACAAGAGTCGCTTCGGCGCAGTCGGGGCTCGGGCACGAGGTGACGATTCTGACGCGGGCGAGCGCGGGGAAAGAGACGGAACTGCCGCCGATCGCGGGATCGGCGCGGGTGAAGATCGAGCGGATCGCGCCGAGCTCGGTCGCGGCAAAAGTATCGGGCCGGGATTCACGGCCGCGGCTGCGCGAATTGATCGCGCGGCATGACGTCGTGCATGTACACAACATCTGGGACCCGATCCTGATTCATGCGGTGAACGAGGCGCGGCGGCAGAAAAAGCCGGTTGTGCTCTCGCCTCACGGGATATTGACGCGCTGGGCGCTGTCGGAAAAGCGGCTGAAGAAAGCGATCGCGATGAGGCTCCTGTACCGGCGCGCGATCGACAAAGTGTCGATGGTGCACGCGCTCTCGAGTTTCGAGCGCGAGGAGATGGAGGTTTTTGGGTTTCGCGGGCCGGTGGTGGTCGTGCCGAACGGTGTGTTTCTAGAGGAGATTGATCCGCTGCCGGAGGCAGGAGAATTTCGAAGTGCGCTGAATTCAAAATACTTCTCGCTCAATGGAGAATTGAACTGCCCACCCCCTACCCCCTCCCTCCGGGAGGGGGTTTCTGAGCCCTTCGTCCTGTTTCTTTCGCGGCTGCATCCGATCAAGGGGCTCGATATTTTGGTGGATGCGTTCGCCGCGACACTCAAGCGTGTGCCGAATGGGCGTCTTGTCATCATCGGGCCTGACTTTGGAATGGAAGCGCCGATTCGGGAACAGGCGGCGCGGCTGGGGATTGCGGACCGCGTGCACTTGACAGGGCCGATTTTCGGGCGCGGGAAGTACGAGGCGATGGTGGACTGCGCGTGTTTTTGCCTGCCGAGCGGGCACGAGGCGTTCAGCGTCGCGATCGCGGAGGCGATGGCGTGCCGCGCATGCGTGGTGATCAGCCCGGAGTGTCACCTGCCGGAAGCGGCGGAAGAAGGCGCCGGGCTGGTAGTCGAGCGCAGCGCGGCAAGGCTTGCGGATGCGCTCGAGAAGGTGCTGCGCGATGAAGCAATGCGGCGCGCGATGGGCGAGCGCGGCAGGAAGCTCGTCGAAGAACGGTTTACGTGGGAGAAGGTGGCTGAAGCGCTGGTCGAGGCGTATCAGAAGTGCTGA
- a CDS encoding DUF1559 domain-containing protein — MRIRRAFTLIELLIVIAIIATLIGILLPALAGARESARTTKCMANLKSIGTSLTLYADNNRGTFPYWSAWHYWGVAGTPDDGKNGDDPGPGWTEQLLPFSGNNDVYSDPARPKDLAPFCYFLQARYTSALYNKAMYTSLSESQVQFTSQFVFVGDSNQMNLYAKPYGNSNLQPDCDPDDANQPVVFFSGQRLAHGIRRPEQQNGKTNLLFMDVHAGTFDDYDPTKMTWRGREFTNWQDARKD; from the coding sequence ATGCGTATCCGCCGCGCCTTCACGCTGATCGAACTCCTCATCGTCATCGCGATCATCGCCACGCTCATCGGAATACTTCTCCCCGCGCTCGCCGGCGCCCGCGAGTCCGCCCGCACCACCAAGTGCATGGCAAACCTCAAGAGCATCGGCACCTCGCTCACGCTCTACGCCGACAACAACCGCGGCACATTCCCTTACTGGTCGGCCTGGCATTACTGGGGCGTCGCCGGCACGCCCGACGACGGCAAGAACGGTGACGATCCCGGTCCCGGATGGACGGAGCAGCTCCTTCCCTTCTCCGGCAACAACGACGTCTATTCGGACCCCGCTCGCCCGAAGGACCTTGCGCCGTTCTGCTATTTCCTGCAGGCCCGTTACACCTCCGCCCTCTACAACAAGGCGATGTACACGAGCCTCAGCGAATCGCAGGTGCAGTTCACCTCGCAGTTTGTGTTCGTCGGCGACAGCAACCAGATGAACCTCTACGCCAAGCCCTACGGCAATTCCAACCTGCAGCCCGATTGCGATCCCGACGACGCGAACCAGCCCGTTGTGTTTTTCAGCGGCCAGCGACTCGCGCACGGCATCAGGCGTCCGGAGCAGCAGAACGGCAAAACCAACCTGCTATTTATGGATGTGCACGCGGGAACATTCGATGACTACGACCCGACGAAGATGACGTGGAGAGGGCGGGAGTTCACCAACTGGCAGGATGCGCGAAAGGACTAG